A region of the Lycium barbarum isolate Lr01 chromosome 1, ASM1917538v2, whole genome shotgun sequence genome:
TAGAATCTACAAAACCCTGCACTATAGAACTCTATTTATTGGACTTGGGGAGGTGCATGGTTGACGTAGAGTAGAGGCAAAGGTAATGCAATAGGATTGTATGATCAGCATTGTGTTATGTGTAAATGTTAATTTCCTTTTCTTTGACCATATTCTCTTTAATTCCTTCATGCAAGGGGAAAAGAAGACTTTCTCTCCTTTCAAAAGATATTCTTTACTTGCCTGCCTCTTCTATCAACCACCTAACTAATATAGTATGTACTTATATAATCTAGCAAATAGTATTTAAATATCTCATATTCCCTcatcttctatatatatattcacGATTTTCTTTCACAAATTGGAAGGGAAAGACAAAAAATAAATCAAATTTGCAAAGAGGCAAGAACAAAGTAAGAGAGGTTAATTAAGTACTTGTTCAATATGGGTGCTGGTGCTGCTGGAACCATTGCTAAAAGTTTGAATGGATTAATCGGGTACTTTAGTTCTTCGCGATttaatatttaatatatatatacatttatgtttTTGATTGTTCAAATTTTAATTTATGTTATACGTATTAAAATTTTCTACTGCCTGTATGTTCTGTATAAACTATCTTAAATATATCTATGATGATACGTATTATATCTCCATTTTTTTTGTTGTAGTGTGAAAAATATATGCTCAACAtgcatttcttttttatttccttttctAATTAATTTAcatcttcttttttcttcttttgtttttggGTTAGATATATGTGGTGTATGATCTTAATATAATGACCTCCTCTAGagattaaagttttttttttgtggattcctttttttttttttttttttttttgtgtttttggtaAATTAAGACCTAACTTTTCGATtgtttttctctccttttttcttAACAGCCCTGGAGTGATGCTTCTTTATCCTCTGTAAGTTGCCATCTGATCAATTAGTAATTAGTTTCTTGCAAGTGAAAAGCCTGAATAAAATGCACAACATATGTTTAACTATATATTGTTCTTGAGTATTGAACAGGTATTCTTCTATGAGAGCAATTGAGAGCCCTTCACCATTAGATGATCAACAATGGCTGACCTATTGGGTTCTCTACTCATTGATTACTCTATTTGAGTTATCATGCTGGAAAGTCCTCCAATGGTAACAAAACTTTATATTCTGAACAAATTATTGTTACTAGTATTATTTCACTGGGTACTTGATAGGCCGCTACCTCCCAATTTGCATATGTACACGGTGACAGAGCTACCTATTGGGAAGGGGATTCAATTGAATCCCCTTAGTTGACAAATTATACTAtagaaataggataattttttttttttttgatatatatatacacactattGAATTCCCTTAACAAAAGAGATGCTTTGATTGTAGTTGTGAGGTGGTTAAAAAAATTACTTAAGCTCATATGTTTAGATTCCAAGTATGGCATTCTTGTTTTTCTTTTACATTCTTGTCAGAATTTTTGTCTTTGCCACTGCAGGTACCGGATTGCTCGATCTATAAGTCAAGTTGTAATCGTGAATTTACTAGTTCATCAATAGTTTTGACTCatatcatatatttgtattaaacaATTCACTAAATATGCACAAAAATTAAATTCAAAAATCATTTATTGGCACTTGAGGTCATTGTCTTAGAATACATAATCCTTAAAGTTTAAATCCTAAATCTGTCTATGCACCAAAGTTTAGACAAACGAGAAGAAGTCACCTAGCATTTTTTCGTCTGTGCTAGAATTCGAACAATGATCTCTCATGATTTTTACACATTTCATCAATGTTAGGATACCTCTTAGATGCATATTCTCGACAAATtactttctcaattttattttaCTATCATTTTCAGGCTTCCATTCTGGCCATACATGAAGCTAGTATGCTGTATGTGGTTGGTGCTACCAATTTTCAATGGAGCAGCTTATATACATGAGAATATTATAAGGAAACACGTTAAAGTTGGGAGCGCTGTAAGTTCAAATTATCCCCAAAATCAGAGGAAGGCACTCCAAATGATGAGCCTTGATGCAAGGAAAGCTGTTGAAAGCTACATAGAGAAATATGGACCAGATGCCTTTGATAAGGTGGTCAGAGCGGTACGAACTCGAACCAGTTTAATTTGTATGCACTAACAGTATCTAAGCTACTAAAGAAAACGTGAATGGATAAGGTGATCAGAATGGTATGAGTAACGTTTTCCAAACCAATTTAATTATGCACCAAGAGTGTCTAACTCACTAAAAATACCTTAATGAATAGGGTGGTCAGAGCGGTATGAACAATATTTCTCGAACATGTTTAAATTTTTATGAGTGTCgcggaaataaagaaaaaaaatgtgaatGGATGATTTGAAAGTAAAAAAATTTACCTTGTCAAATTAAAGTAAATAAATCGGGGACTTTGTGCTTTTAGTCCTTTAAATATCGCAAATCTTGATTTTGATCCTTTTGATTAAGCATATTTAATCTTTAATTAATTGATATGTGCAAATTTAATTCCTCTTGTTATGAATCTTCACAAATTTAACAAATTAGTAAGTACTAAACCATTTAGTTATTAATGTGTTATGTTAAAAATATACTATTACTTCAATAATTGAATTTCCTATATATATGAACCAAAAACAcacattttaattatttaaagGTTAAATGTGGCAaaccaattttctttttctttttttttccctttttttttatgtattaacCTGTGTTTTGATATAATGTAGCCATTCTTATTGTGAATTTGACATGTTTTTTAGGCGGAAAGAGAAGCAAAGAAACACTGAGGAAACTGGCTATTTCTGAAATTGGGCAAAATCACAGGAGAAAACTTGTAATTTGGAAATGTATTAAGCAGAATTGTATTGTTCCTCTGTAGATGGATTAGAAATTTCTTTTACCTAACCAgcataaatattttttttctttatttgtacTACAGTTACTGcaagtttatttttaaaagttGGATGTGCTCTATATCAAATGTGTATTTTCAATTTCATAATCCTTCTATATAAATTTAAACACCAATTGTATGTTTCCAACAGTTTTTCGACACTGATTATCTCCTTCATACTCCCTAACAAGTAACAATCCACTCGGCCCCTGCCTCCTCGCCCACACCCCAGGCTCCCGCCCCTGCTCACCAATAGCGTTTGCgtagattatatataaatatttttcgaaTAATATGTTCTGTTTACTTACTAAATATCAAAAAATAAGTAACAGAATCACtcatttttcaagaaaatcttcTTCGTAGAAAGTACAGTAAATAACCTATTATCATAAGTTAAGAAAACACTAATAATGTAAAAGATTATTTATCCATTATGATATTGTCAATATCAAAATATGTAACTTAAGTTGAATGAAATATATTCTCTGCTTCTTTCCATCAACTTTCTGTCTCTCCCCGTGGCTTCGAATGTCCTATTGACCCTACCTTGGTTTCAATTTCTCACTCAAGATCATCATGTCCCACCCATCATATCAGTCTCCCTCAGCACAAACACACCCTATGAAACCCCCGCTCCCCGCGCACCCCCACCCCTACCACCTCAGACGAATCAGAAATTTGAAATTATGAgctctgttaaaaaaaaaattcactccGTCTCAAATTAGTTGTCATTTTCCGCTTCTCACAAATTACACTCTCTCCGTCCCAttataagtgtcatcttagccaaaacaaattatctcataataagtgtcatcttaggaaACCAAAACACAAATTGACTAATTTTTTTCAATTCTACTCTTAGACAAAAAGTGACAacttaaagtaacatctaaatgatgattggagaAACCACATAGAAACTTGGTATTATTGAATTCCTAATGACAAAAGgtttactacttgtgcatgctctaatcaagaggaaaaaataatatttttattatataagggtaatttgataaatttcacattgcattattgatttcttaatatgcatGTATTTgactaaagtgacacttattatgggacggagaaAGTACTATTTAACTTTGACCAAcctttttttaatgtattttgtCATCATATTAGCGAACGATTGAAATTTGCAACACTTTTTGTATAGTTTTTAACTTAAAATATTGTAtcgatctaatccaatttagt
Encoded here:
- the LOC132629781 gene encoding HVA22-like protein f; amino-acid sequence: MGAGAAGTIAKSLNGLIGPGVMLLYPLYSSMRAIESPSPLDDQQWLTYWVLYSLITLFELSCWKVLQWLPFWPYMKLVCCMWLVLPIFNGAAYIHENIIRKHVKVGSAVSSNYPQNQRKALQMMSLDARKAVESYIEKYGPDAFDKVVRAAEREAKKH